From Rhododendron vialii isolate Sample 1 chromosome 10a, ASM3025357v1, the proteins below share one genomic window:
- the LOC131302439 gene encoding L-ascorbate oxidase-like isoform X2 produces the protein MGRELIMALFLSLSLLSVPFPAEARIRHFKWEVKYEYKSQDCYKKLAITINGKTPGPTIEARVNDTVVVELKNSLLTENVVIHWHGIRQPGTYLYHAHYGLQREAGLNGMIRVSLPPGESEPYTYDHDRSILLTDWYHKSTYELATGLSSIPFVWVNESQSLLIHGKGKFECSTPGLKVGLCNATNPECSPYIITVVPEKTYRLRIGSLTSLAALSFEIEGHNMTVVEADGHNIEPFVVKNLFIYSGETYSVLVKANQAPTRNYWAVSKVVGRKSTTPNGLAIFNYYPNHPRRSPPTVPPVGPAWDDVAPRLAQGEAMKARQVYILPPPQTSDRVIVMLNTQNTINGYTRWSVNNISYNLPDTPYLIAVKDRLNHVFDQTPPPDGYDSQNYDIFGKPNNTNATASSSIYKLQFNSTVDIILQNANTMTDNNSETHPWHLHGHDFWVMGYGQGKFDINSDPKKYNLVDPIMKNTVSVQPYGWTALRFVADNPGVWAFHCHIEAHFYLGMGVVFEEGVEMLGRYPTSITGCGDTKGFRRP, from the exons ATGGGTCGTGAGCTGATCATggctctgtttctctctctatctctactCTCTGTTCCATTTCCAGCAGAGGCACGAATCCGGCATTTCAAGTGGGAAGTGAAGTACGAGTACAAGTCTCAGGACTGTTACAAGAAACTGGCCATCACCATTAACGGGAAGACCCCAGGGCCCACGATCGAGGCCCGGGTGAACGATACGGTTGTGGTGGAGCTCAAGAACAGCTTGCTGACTGAGAATGTCGTAATTCATTGGCACGGGATTCgtcag CCTGGAACATATCTTTACCATGCTCATTACGGCCTGCAAAGAGAAGCCGGTTTGAACGGAATGATCCGGGTATCGCTTCCACCGGGTGAATCAGAGCCCTATACTTATGATCATGATAGAAGCATCCTTCTGACCGATTGGTACCACAAAAGCACTTATGAACTAGCCACTGGACTCTCTTCCATACCCTTTGTTTGGGTTAACGAATCTCAG TCGCTTTTGATACATGGAAAAGGGAAGTTTGAATGTTCTACTCCTGGATTAAAAGTCGGCCTTTGTAACGCGACAAATCCTGAATGCTCACCTTATATTATTACTGTGGTTCCGGAGAAGACATATAGGCTGAGGATCGGTAGCTTGACATCTCTAGCTGCCCTTAGTTTTGAAATTGAG GGTCATAATATGACTGTTGTTGAAGCAGATGGACACAATATTGAGCCTTttgtagtgaaaaatttatttatCTACTCTGGTGAAACATATTCTGTCTTGGTAAAAGCGAATCAAGCCCCTACAAGAAACTACTGGGCAGTTTCAAAAGTAGTCGGCCGAAAGAGTACTACTCCCAATGGGTTAGCCATTTTCAACTACTACCCGAACCACCCAAGAAGATCCCCTCCCACGGTTCCACCCGTCGGCCCAGCTTGGGATGATGTGGCGCCACGGTTAGCCCAGGGTGAGGCGATGAAGGCCCGACAGGTTTACATCCTCCCTCCTCCTCAGACGTCGGACCGCGTCATAGTCATGCTCAATACTCAAAACACGATCAACGGTTACACCCGGTGGTCTGTGAATAATATCTCCTACAACCTTCCCGATACCCCTTACCTAATCGCCGTGAAGGACAGATTGAACCATGTTTTCGACCAAACCCCTCCTCCAGACGGCTATGATTCGCAGAACTATGATATTTTCGGTAAACCAAACAATACCAATGCCACTGCTAGCAGCTCAATCTACAAGTTGCAGTTCAACTCAACAGTGGATATCATTCTCCAAAATGCCAATACAATGACTGATAACAACAGTGAGACCCACCCTTGGCATCTCCACGGGCATGATTTCTGGGTCATGGGCTACGGGCAGGGCAAGTTTGACATCAATAGTGACCCAAAGAAGTATAATCTTGTTGATCCGATTATGAAGAACACCGTGTCTGTTCAGCCTTACGGGTGGACTGCTCTCAGGTTTGTGGCCGATAATCCGGGAGTTTGGGCTTTCCATTGCCACATTGAGGCTCACTTTTACTTGGGCATGGGGGTGGTGTTTGAAGAAGGGGTGGAGATGTTGGGGAGGTATCCAACATCTATTACGGGCTGTGGTGATACCAAAGGCTTCCGTAGGCCATAA
- the LOC131302439 gene encoding L-ascorbate oxidase-like isoform X1 translates to MGRELIMALFLSLSLLSVPFPAEARIRHFKWEVKYEYKSQDCYKKLAITINGKTPGPTIEARVNDTVVVELKNSLLTENVVIHWHGIRQKGTPWFDGTAGVTQCPIVPGDTFVYKFVVDRPGTYLYHAHYGLQREAGLNGMIRVSLPPGESEPYTYDHDRSILLTDWYHKSTYELATGLSSIPFVWVNESQSLLIHGKGKFECSTPGLKVGLCNATNPECSPYIITVVPEKTYRLRIGSLTSLAALSFEIEGHNMTVVEADGHNIEPFVVKNLFIYSGETYSVLVKANQAPTRNYWAVSKVVGRKSTTPNGLAIFNYYPNHPRRSPPTVPPVGPAWDDVAPRLAQGEAMKARQVYILPPPQTSDRVIVMLNTQNTINGYTRWSVNNISYNLPDTPYLIAVKDRLNHVFDQTPPPDGYDSQNYDIFGKPNNTNATASSSIYKLQFNSTVDIILQNANTMTDNNSETHPWHLHGHDFWVMGYGQGKFDINSDPKKYNLVDPIMKNTVSVQPYGWTALRFVADNPGVWAFHCHIEAHFYLGMGVVFEEGVEMLGRYPTSITGCGDTKGFRRP, encoded by the exons ATGGGTCGTGAGCTGATCATggctctgtttctctctctatctctactCTCTGTTCCATTTCCAGCAGAGGCACGAATCCGGCATTTCAAGTGGGAAGTGAAGTACGAGTACAAGTCTCAGGACTGTTACAAGAAACTGGCCATCACCATTAACGGGAAGACCCCAGGGCCCACGATCGAGGCCCGGGTGAACGATACGGTTGTGGTGGAGCTCAAGAACAGCTTGCTGACTGAGAATGTCGTAATTCATTGGCACGGGATTCgtcag AAAGGAACACCATGGTTTGATGGAACAGCGGGGGTGACACAATGTCCAATTGTGCCTGGAGACACCTTTGTTTACAAATTTGTGGTGGATAGG CCTGGAACATATCTTTACCATGCTCATTACGGCCTGCAAAGAGAAGCCGGTTTGAACGGAATGATCCGGGTATCGCTTCCACCGGGTGAATCAGAGCCCTATACTTATGATCATGATAGAAGCATCCTTCTGACCGATTGGTACCACAAAAGCACTTATGAACTAGCCACTGGACTCTCTTCCATACCCTTTGTTTGGGTTAACGAATCTCAG TCGCTTTTGATACATGGAAAAGGGAAGTTTGAATGTTCTACTCCTGGATTAAAAGTCGGCCTTTGTAACGCGACAAATCCTGAATGCTCACCTTATATTATTACTGTGGTTCCGGAGAAGACATATAGGCTGAGGATCGGTAGCTTGACATCTCTAGCTGCCCTTAGTTTTGAAATTGAG GGTCATAATATGACTGTTGTTGAAGCAGATGGACACAATATTGAGCCTTttgtagtgaaaaatttatttatCTACTCTGGTGAAACATATTCTGTCTTGGTAAAAGCGAATCAAGCCCCTACAAGAAACTACTGGGCAGTTTCAAAAGTAGTCGGCCGAAAGAGTACTACTCCCAATGGGTTAGCCATTTTCAACTACTACCCGAACCACCCAAGAAGATCCCCTCCCACGGTTCCACCCGTCGGCCCAGCTTGGGATGATGTGGCGCCACGGTTAGCCCAGGGTGAGGCGATGAAGGCCCGACAGGTTTACATCCTCCCTCCTCCTCAGACGTCGGACCGCGTCATAGTCATGCTCAATACTCAAAACACGATCAACGGTTACACCCGGTGGTCTGTGAATAATATCTCCTACAACCTTCCCGATACCCCTTACCTAATCGCCGTGAAGGACAGATTGAACCATGTTTTCGACCAAACCCCTCCTCCAGACGGCTATGATTCGCAGAACTATGATATTTTCGGTAAACCAAACAATACCAATGCCACTGCTAGCAGCTCAATCTACAAGTTGCAGTTCAACTCAACAGTGGATATCATTCTCCAAAATGCCAATACAATGACTGATAACAACAGTGAGACCCACCCTTGGCATCTCCACGGGCATGATTTCTGGGTCATGGGCTACGGGCAGGGCAAGTTTGACATCAATAGTGACCCAAAGAAGTATAATCTTGTTGATCCGATTATGAAGAACACCGTGTCTGTTCAGCCTTACGGGTGGACTGCTCTCAGGTTTGTGGCCGATAATCCGGGAGTTTGGGCTTTCCATTGCCACATTGAGGCTCACTTTTACTTGGGCATGGGGGTGGTGTTTGAAGAAGGGGTGGAGATGTTGGGGAGGTATCCAACATCTATTACGGGCTGTGGTGATACCAAAGGCTTCCGTAGGCCATAA